In Sorghum bicolor cultivar BTx623 chromosome 10, Sorghum_bicolor_NCBIv3, whole genome shotgun sequence, one genomic interval encodes:
- the LOC110431123 gene encoding uncharacterized protein LOC110431123, which translates to MGNNCPETQEDAAFINNGFRQQQQQGNGWNNQNRPQGNSSFNSGFSSSQPLLKDLVLGQAKINENLVKKLSFNDKMFENLNTKLDSLTTSFKEQASFNKRVMSQIDQLASAAKSAAGVENVSSVTTRGGKTTRDPPNPNHGTAKTPRQQEQTSTEPVDPQDESSDQEPTLEVYGDTTMLPFPTRWRKKKKDGEEQFLCFVEMVEKTNVSVPLMDVLHIPSYAMFIEDIINNKRPLPSVEVVKLTEECSAAILNHLPEKKQDPGCPTITCSIGTQHFDHALCDLGASVSVMPKSVFDRLNFTNLEPTNMTLQLADSSIRYLAGIAQDIPVRIRGYYVPMDFVVLNMELTKETPLILGRPLLSTTKAQIDVGAGEIRFNINGQEEKFEFRPHRPTISSQDG; encoded by the coding sequence ATGGGGAACAATTGTCCTGAAACCCAGGAAGATGCTGCattcatcaacaacgggtttcGCCAACAACAACAGCAAGGTAATGGGTGGAACAACCAAAATCGCCCCCAAGGTAATTCCTCATTTAACTCAGGCTTTAGTTCTTCCCAGCCTTTGCTTAAAGATCTTGTTCTTGGTCAGGCCAAGATAAATGAAAACCTTGTTAAAAAGCTTTCCTTTAATGACAAAATGTTTGAAAACCTAAACACCAAGCTTGATAGCCTGACCACCTCGTTTAAAGAACAAGCGTCTTTCAATAAAAGAGTAATGTCTCAGATAGATCAGCTTGCTTCTGCTGCTAAGTCTGCTGCCGGTGTTGAAAATGTTAGTTCGGTGACCAcgagagggggtaagaccactcgtgatccaCCAAACCCTAACCATGGTACAGCTAAGACTCCGCGTCAACAAGAACAAACATCTACTGAGCCGGTTGATCCTCAAGACGAATCATCTGATCAGGAACCGACTCTAGAAGTTTATGGGGACACCACGATGCTTCCTTTCCCCACCAggtggaggaagaagaagaaggacggaGAAGAGCAATTTCTCTGCTTCGTGGAAATGGTCGAGAAGACAAACGTCAGCGTCCCGCTGATGGATGTCTTGCACATACCATCCTATGCTATGTTTATCGAGGATATCATCAACAACAAGCGACCATTACCCTCTGTAGAAGtcgtcaagctgacagaagagtgTAGTGCAGCTATACTCAACCATCTACCTGAGAAGAAGCAAGATCCTGGGTGCCCCACAATTACATGCTCAATAGGCACCCAACATTTTGATCATGCCTTATGTGATCTTGGGGCGAGTGTGAGCGTCATGCCGAAATCAGTCTTTGATAGGCTAAACTTCACCAACTTGGAACCAACCAACATGACACTCCAGTTAGCGGACTCGTCAATTCGGTACCTAGCAGGGATTGCCCAAGACATCCCTGTCAGGATCAGAGGATATTATGTCCCCATGGATTTTGTGGTGTTAAATATGGAACTCACCAAGGAGACACCACTAATCCTGGGAAGGCCATTGTTGAGCACGACAAAAGCACAAATTGATGTGGGAGCCGGAGAAATCCGCTTCAACATTAATGGCCAAGAAGAGAAGTTCGAATTCAGGCCACACCGTCCAACCATCTCCTCCCAAGACGGATGA